The following is a genomic window from Candidatus Omnitrophota bacterium.
GAGGCGATGCGTTCTTTGCGATCGTCAAGCGTTTTAAGAAATGGCTTCCACGCGAAACGTTTCATCAAAAAAAGCAGGATGAGAAACGTTATTATCTGCGCGACAAGTTCATTTGCGCTTAATAGTTTGAGTAATTCCATAAAAACCCTTCAACCTACGCGGTAACCTACGCGGTTACCGCGTAGGTTGAATCCGGTCAGGTTAGATCTTTCCGGATAATCCGAATACGAAGACGAGCGCGTAGATGGTCAGCGCTTCAATGAACGCGCATCCAACCGCCATATTTATAAGTATCTTCGTAGCGGCTTCCGGCTGTCTGCCGGTGGCATCCATCGCCGCGGCAACCGCCTTGCCCAAACCGAACGCGGATCCGAACGCGGCTATACCCAGCCCAAGCGGGAGCCCTAATGAAAGCATCGTTTTATAATCCATCACTACCTCCTCCTTATTAGTTATGCGTGACTTGCCTCATCATCATGCGCAAGCAGCAGTGTAAAATATACGGTCGTAAGCAGGCAGAACACGAGTGTCTGCACAACCGAGACCACGATCGCCATCAGCGAATTGAACAATAAAAGCGGTAATCCTTTTAAACCAAACCCCGCGAATACGGCCAGAAGCATATCGTCCCCCCAGATATTGCTCCGGAGACGAAGCGACAGGCTTATCGGCTTCACAAGCTCGGAGACGACGTGCAGGACAAACATCATGATCGGTATAAATACCGAAAACGCTATTATCCCCCTGGGCCTGCCGAGAGCGTGGTCGATATACCCCCAGAAACCGAGCTCCTTAAATCCGACATACTGGACGTAACAGAATACGCATATCGCAAGCGCAAGTGTCGTCGACCAGCTTGTAGACGGCGACTTCATGAAAGGCACAAGGCCTACAAGGTTCATGCAAAGTATGTATATAAAGAGCGTGCCGATAAAAGGAACATATTCCCGGCCGTTTTTGCCGATGATGCCGCAGACAAAATCATCAACGCCTCCGACGAACATCTCGAAAAAACCCTGCAGTCGGCCGGGCACCGTCGAGCGCTTCCTTGATGCCGCATAAGCCGTAAAAGTCAACGCGGCTATTATTATTATCGAAAATATAACGTTTTCCCAGACAATCAGATAATGCGCGAAACCGGTTTCTTTGAACGCCTCGGCGGCAATCGTTACTATATTCGGAAGTTCCGGGGTTTTCGTTACGCCTGCTTCAACCATAATTTAAATATACCTACCGTTGCCAGGACTATCGTTAATCCGGTTAATAATCCGGCTACCGGAAATGCCCTGGAGTTCAAAATCATAAACCCTATCAAATAAAGAACCGGGAATTTTACAAGTATGAGCGCCGTAAGCCTTGCCGGGTCTTTTTTCAGGACGCTTATCTTCATTATGCTCACCGTGAAAATAAGATTTGCCGCCGACCACGCGGCGCCGATCACCATTCCGAGCGCCCACATCATCCTGCCCGTCGCTAAGAGCGCTATCGCGCCGACCGTTACCACAAACGCGCTGATCTTTACGGATCTGGCAATGTCCTCCACTATTTTTCTTCTTCCTCCGTCTTCAGCGCAAGCCTCACCACCCTGACCGTCTCCCTGACGCCTACGACAAATCCCAAAGTAACGCAAATGGCCGCGGTGTAATTTGGAAAATGGAATTTTTTCACCAGGAAATCGGCAAGAAAATAACCTCCAAGCGGCCCGGCGGCCATCATCACAGGGATGAACGACATCAATCCACCTATTTTAATCCACTTATGCACTTTTGTCAATCTCTCGACGCGCCTCCATTTTTAGTTATTGCTTGCTCGAGATTGATCCTGAGCTATGCCGAAGGGTCAATTTTCATCGCCTTAACTATTGCCAACGCCACCTCTTTGGAGGCGCTCACAACGCTTTTCGTTGGACTCTTGCCGAATTCTATCGAGGCCGGCTGTATGCCTATAAGAACAGGGTCGCATTTAAATGACTTCAGGAAGTACTGCATTAATACTTTGGCAGGCATCTTGTGAGTAGAAAATGACACGCCATCGCCGATGTCGAGCGGACTCAATACCACTATAGTACCGGGTTTATCTTTGAAATCCACGCTATCGACTAAGAGTATGTGGGATGGGCCGTATCTTTTTATATCGCCTGTGAGGTTTTCGGGAGCGGTAGCGCCTATGAATATTTTAAACCGGCGGGCATTTTTCTTTAGAAGTTTTTTTACGTTATCCGCGATGAGCAAGCCGGCGGCGTCGTCTCCCCGGAATTCGGAGCCTATGGCTAAAAGCGCGATCTTTCCCGCGCCCTTCAATCTATTCTTTAGGTACTTCTCCAGGTTTGGCATCGTATTTTATCTTAAGCTTCTCGCGGTCCAGGGCCGCGAGTTCAAACTCTTTTGTAGACTCAAGCGCCTTCTTCATGCATGAATCGACGCACTGGGCGCAGTAGATGCACTTACCGAGGTCGATATAGCATTCAAACGCTTTGTCGCCTACTTTTACAATCTCGATCGCGCCCGCGGGGCAGTCGCGCATACACATCTTGCAACCGATGCACCGTTCCGGATAAAACTTTAATTTGCCGCGGAATCTGTCCGGCATCGTCGCTTTAACGAACGGATACTTTGTAGTAGCCGGTTTTTTGAATATCGACTTCAATACTTGCCTTAACATCTTCCCCGGCCTGATCATCGGACAACCCCCTTTAGGAGAAGGTCGATGAATAGTTGTAAGAAAGCCAGCGGCGCAAGACACTTCCAGCAAAATCCGATCATTTGGTCTATACGCATACGAGCAAATATTGTCCTAAGAAGTGAAAGCATACAGATTATCGCCATGACCTTCGCGATGAAAAACAGGAAACCGGCTATCGGGTTCGCCCCGAGCCAGAACGGCATATATACGGCCGCCAATAGCGACGAACCGACTATCGCTTCCATGTCGATACCGAGACGGAAAAGCCCTAAGAGTTTCCCGCTGTATTCCGTGAATGTGCCGGCCACGATCTCCGTCTCCGCTTCCGGTATGTCGAACGGCACTTTTTCCAGTTTACCCAAAAGAGATATCATGCATATCGCGAAACCTGGCAAATTCACGAGCCATAACAAGGGATGCGCGGAGTAAAATACCGACATCTCGGCAAGCGACCACGTATTTGCCAGAAGTGCGGGCGCCAGTATGCTCATGAGAAGCGGAACTTCGTACGCGAAAAGCTGGGTCAATGCCCGGACGGCTCCTATCTTGGCGTATAGCGATGTCGAGTACCATCCTCCGAGGAAGAACGTGAGTGTCGGTATGGTCAGAAGATACAGGATGACGATGAGGTCGCCATTGAACGCAAATAGCGGCCGCGCGTTCCATAAAGGTATGTAAAGGAATGCCGTAACTGTGGCGGTCATTGCTAAAAGCGGCATCGTCTTGAATATTGACGGATCCGCTTCCTCCGGTATTATTTCTTCCTTCGACGAAAGTTTTATAAAGTCCGCGAGCGGCTGAAACCATGGCGGGCCTACGCGGTTCTGTAAGCGCGCATAGAGTTTCCTGTCGAAAAATTCCGCCGCCAGTCCGAAAACGGCGAGGAATAGAAAGCCCGGGAATATAAGTATCTGGAATAATCCCATCATTTTAGTAACTTTGTAAGTTTGTTATTCAGGTTCGTAAAATCGACGCCATGCTCCTGATAAAACTTAATGCTGTACTCGTGTAGCTCTTCCCATTTCAAAACGTTTCTTTTGCGTTTGCCAACCTGGCGAATACCCGTGAGCCGGTCCGTGCAGGAGAAACAGGGGTCGATGGCCGCTATAACGATAGGAAGGTCGGCGAGCTGGCGGTTCTCGAGCATCTTCGCGACTGTCTGGATATTGGCAAGCGTCGGCGCCCTGACCTTCACCCTTTCGGGTTTTTCGGTGCCATTGGCCTTGACATAATGCATATCCTCGCCCCTGGGCGCCTCATAACGCGATACCGCTTCGCCCGCCGGTATCTTTCGCGGAGCTTTTACCGTAAGAGGGCCATCCGGCATATTTTTAACCGTCTGGCGGATTATGCTATACGCTTCCATAAGCTCGCCCATGCGGACGAGAGTGCGGCCGTAAACATCGTTGTGATTATCGGTAATAACTTTGAATTTCATATCGGCATACGCGGCGTATGGATCGTCGCGCCTTACGTCCCTATCGACGCCTGACGCCCTGGCGGTAGGTCCTACCGCCCCCAGCTTCAAAGCATCATCGTGGGAAAGAAGCCCAACTCCGGATAGACGCTGAATGAGCGTCGTCTCCTGAGTAGCAACCTGAATATAATATTTCGTGCGCTCCTCCAGTGTATCCATAGCCTTGAGTATGTCCTTGCCCTGCTCCGGGGACATGTCACGCCTGACACCGCCTATCGTGTTTATACCGTAATTTACACGGTTACCTGTAAGCATAGCGAGGATATCCATAACGATTTCCCTGTCGCGCCAGGTGTACATGAGTAGCGTGTCGAACCCGACCTCGTGTCCGGCTACGCCGAGCCATAGAAGATGACTGTGCACCCTCTCAAGCTCACCGACGAGCGTACGAATATACAGCGCCCTCTTTGGTACGGCGATGGCGCCTATCTCCTCGACCGCCTGCACAAAACACGTTGAATGCGAATGAGAACATATCCCGCAGATGCGTTCGGTCAGGTAAACGTCCTGAATATAAGTGCGTTCTTCGCAAGCTTTCTCGATACCGCGGTGATTGTAACCGAGCCTCGCCGAGAACTTCATTATCTTCTCGCCGCTTAACGTTACGCTAAAACTCTCCGGCTCTTTAAGCGCCGGATGCTGTGGTCCTATCGGGATTACGACTTTATGCATGTTTTACACGCCTCCCTGTTTCTTCCAATCCTTGCGAAGAGGATACTCTCCTGCGGGCCAATCGTCCGACAGCGGATACCTATTGCCCGCGGAAAGACCTTTAACTTTCGCGCCCAATAGATCCATAACTTCTCTCTCATATATGTCGGCGCCAGGAAAATATCCTGTAATAGTATTTATCGTCGGATTGTTTTTATCCGCGCTCACTTTTATATTCAACATAATACCATCCTCGCGGGCTATATGATACAGGAACCCGAGAGTTGCGCCCTCGTCGAGGCCGGTTATACTGCAAAGCATTACGAAACCAAGACTTTTTACAGCGTATTCAAAAACCCCTTCAAAATCTTTAGGCGACACTTCAACATACATCCGCCTTGACCTCTGCATGCGTATCTTGCCGTCCAGAATCGCGAATTTTTTGATAAGCTCTTGCTGTATCTTTTCTTCTTCCGTCATTTCGCTTTTTCCTTCGTCTCTAAGCTCATTAATAATTTCACGACCCCGTCTATTATCGCCTTGGGGCTTGCGGGGCATCCCGGTATGTAAGCGGACACGGGTATCACTTTATCGATGCCGCTTTCGACGCTGTAACAGCCGTCGAATACACCGCCTGAACAGGCGCAGGTACCTACCGCTACGACGAACTTCGGTTCCGGCATCTGGTCGTAAATGCGCTTTAGCCGCGTTTTGATCTGCCTGGTGACAGGCCCCGAACACACAAGCACGTCGGCGTGCCGCGGGGTTCCTTTAAGCTGGGCGCCGAAGCGCTCCAGGTCGTATCGCGGTGTAAGCGCCGCTATTATCTCGATGTCGCAGGCATTGCACGCACCGGTATTAAAATGAATTATCCACGGCGATTTTATCCTGGACCATGTAACGATTTTTTCGACCAAACCCATACCACTATCTCCTGAAAAGTATCACAAGACCTGTTGCCGCGCCCAGTATGCATGTTACCGCCACGACCAGTGATCCCATCGTTAAAGCCGGCACAGTAGCAATGATAAGCGTAAATACGTGTAGTATCGTAAAGAAGAACGCGAACGGAAAAAATTGGCTGTAATCCGGTTGCATAAGGCTTGTCGGCACATCTTCTCCGCAGGAGTACGCCTTATCCGTCCCGGAGGCATGTTTACCCGGTTTAAATGAAAGTAGCGACAACCCTTTAGATAATGCCATGACCGCGATGAGCACTATCACAAATGCGGCCGGAGGGGATAACAGTATTTTATTCAGATCCATATTAACCTTTCAGATTCCTTATACTGCGCACATCGAGCGAATCGGTGCGCCTGAATACCCACAACGCGATACCTGCCGCCGTAGCCGCGACGACCACTTCGATGACGATTATCGTTATAACAAGCCCCTGCGTGAGCGCTTCGCGGCCGGTTATCTTACCGACCACTATCAAAAGAAGCGTCACCGCTTTGGTAAGGAGCTCGAGACCTATTATCGAGCGTATCATGTTGCGCGTCACGAGTATGCAATATGCCCCGCATGCGAATAATAGCACTATGAAAAATCCGTACAGGCTGAATAATTGCCAGGAACTACTTGTCATTCTGTTTTTTCTCCTCGAATAGGATCACTATGCCGAGCGCGCCCGCTATCAATATGACGACCTGTCCTATCAGGTCGAGGCGTCTCAAGTTCCATAATAGAGACCTGACATCTGTGCTAAAAGGCGGTGGCGGCATTATCATAAAATCCTGGCGCGCCTTCATAAGTATAAGCGCAATACCTATAATGACCAGCACGACCGGCAAATACCGGTAACGCTTGACCCTCGCCTTCGATATCGCCAACACCTCCTGGTGCGTCAAAGGCCGCATCATGCTTATGGCGCTCACAAAAATGGCTGTTATAAGTCCGGCGCAGACTGACAGCTCAAAAACTGCCGCGAGCGGCGAATTGAGCCGGAATATAACTAAGGATACGAGCGCGCTCGTTACGGCCAGGGCTATGGTCGCTTTTAATAAGCTCCTGCCCATCACCGTCCAGAGGGCTCCCAGAATTATCAACACCAATAACATCACGTCGATATTCATATTCATCGCAGTAATATCTCTTTCACCGGCAGAATAAGCGCGTAAAATATTATGGGAAAGAATACGCCCGCGCCTATTGTTATGACGGCCAACGCTATCGAGACTGTAACTACCGTCTTATTCGCTTCTTTCAAACCTTCGAACCCTGCTCTCAATTTTCCGAAGAACACACGCCGTTGTAGCGACAGGAAATATGCCAGTGTGATTATGCTGGCCAAAACCGCGGCGACTGCATAACCGTGATGGCTCGCCTGCCACAGGGCGATGACGATCATGATCTTCGACCAGAACCCGGCCAGCGGCGGAACCCCGCACGCTGATAGCATCGCTATTACGGAAGTCGCGCCGGTAACCGGCATCTTCTGCGCAAGCCCGCCCATCTTATCCATGTCGCAGGTACCCGTTTCTTTTTCGACCGCAGACGAATTGACGAAGAGGAGCGACTTAAATACCGAGTGATTGAATAAATGGAATACAGCGCCCGCTATGCCGAGCCCGGTGCCCGCGCCAAGGCCGAGTATTATGTAGCCAACCTGGCTTATGCTCGAATACGCGAGCATTCGTTTAAAATTATTCTGCGCGATCGCCGTAAGGGCGCCTGCAAATATCGATATAGTGCCGATAAGCATCAATACGCCGTTTATCGCCGTGTCGAACGGAAAGAGCGAGGTTACTATGCGTATCATGGTGTAGATACCGGCGGCCTTCGTAACAACGCCCGCGAGGAGCACAGAAACAGGGGCCGGGGCCGCGCTGTACGCGTCGGGCAACCATCCATGGAACGGCATGAGCCCTCCCTTTATAAAAAGCCCGCACATGAATAGTCCTATGGCGAACGTAATAAGCGAACTATTACGCGACTCCGCGATGCCGTTGGCTATAGCCGAGAATGAAGTGCTACCGGACACTATGAGCAATATCCCGATGGACGTCAGCATAAGCACGGTCGCAACCGCCGAAAGCATAAGATATTTAAACGATCCCTCGAGCGAGTCCAGGGTCCTCGGGAATGCTATCAATAAAAATGATGCAACGGCGGTTATCTCCATAAATACATATAGCGAGAAGACATCTTTTACCATTACAATGCCGGTCATCCCAAGCGAAGCAATAATAAGAAGATTGATGAATTTGAACATACCCGTATCGTCGCTCATCGTATATCGCGCCACAAAAAGGCTCGCTATGGAGACCATGCCAATACATAAGAACATAACAAAACTAAGATGATCTATAAGAAAACTGGCATTGAAGAATGCGTCAACCCTGTCGAGCGAATTATTCCAGAATGCCGGGTGGTGAAATATCGCTACCAGCATCTGTAAAATAAAAAGACAGAACGCCGCCCAGAACGCGTACTTCTTTGCCCTGGGGCTTGCGGCAAAAAAGAGATTCAGGATTATTACCCCGAAAAGCGGTATCAATATCAGCAATGACGGCACTACTTACCCCTTTCCATATCAGACGGCGCGCAACAAAAACATCACAATAAGGATCGCCGCGCCGAGCGACCAGATAATATATGCCTTGTAATTTCCTGTATGCAACCGCTTCAGCGCTGACGCCGAAGAATCGGTTACTGTAACGACCAGGACGTTATATACCCAATCTATAGCCCTATCTATGCGGAATAGCACAGCCGAAGCAAAGTTGACCAAGTTCAAGCCTACATTGTACGGGTCGAAGAACCTGTTCTCCGCCTTATCGTATGCCCATTTAAGTCCGGGAGCGTAACGTATGTGATCGGTGGCCTTTATCGCCTTATGTGTCTTTTTAAAACCGTAAAGGTGGTTCAAAAATGCCAGCGCCAGGACTACGATAGTAATAATGACCAGCATTGCGCTCGAAGGCATTCCTGCGAAATCATGCCCCGCGAGCCGCTCGCCCAGTATAGGCTGTATCAGATTCTTCAAAGGAAGCGCGTTCCATAACCCGAAGAGTACGCACATGAACGCTATCACGATCATCGGTATGAGCATGGCTAAAGGCGCCTCTTTAACTTCCCTATTATCTACCATATGCTCTTTACCTTCTTCGCCCTTTCCCAGAAATGCCGCATGGCCAAGTTTTAAAAATGACGCCGCGGTTAAGAACGACCCCAATATCGCCGCTATGTAAAATATGAGCCCTCGCTCCAGCGCTCCGTCATAGACGAGTTCCTTCGAGAAAAATCCATTGAACGGCGGAACTCCGGATATGGCCGCGGCCGCAATGAGGAAACAGATGAAAGTCACCGGCATCTTCCGGCCCAGCCCACCAAGTCGCTGAAGGTCTGTTGTACCCGCCTGTCTCTCGACGGAACCACCCGTCAGGAAGAGACAGCTTTTGTACATGGCGTGATTTATCATGTGGAACAGCCCGCCCACGATACCGACCGGCACCAGCGTGCCTATTCCTAATATCATATATCCTACCTGGCTTATCGCGTGATAAGACAGAAGCCTCTTATAATCTTTCTGGATGAGCGCCATCATTACGGCCAAAAGTATCGTTATCGCGCCTATCGTCATGAGCATGATACTTATCCACGAATGAGGTTCGAGTTTGAACATATCGAGCGATATCCTGGCAAGAAAATATATTCCGAGTAGCTTCTCCAATGCCGCGGGCAGGATAGCCATAAAAGGAAGCGGCGCGTCGAGGGCGGCGTCCGGTATCCAGCTATGGAAAGGCATCGAGCCTGCCTTCGATATCGCTCCTATCATAAGGAGTATGAACGCGAGACCTCCCAGGCCTGCGGAAGATATGTGTATCATCGATATCGTCGTAGTGCCTGCGATATAACCTGTCAGCGCTATGCCTATCATCATGCAGAGGTCGCTTACACCCACGATGAGAAATGCTTTTGTTCCCGTCTTGAACGCGTTCTTTCCGCCTATCGCTATCATCGCGAACAACGTCAGGAGTAATCCCTCCCAGAAGAATAACATTAGCACTAAATTATTCGATAACACCGCGCCGTTTACCATCAAAAGCGAGAGCGCGAGATAAACATAAAATTGTTTGGCGTAATCTTTAGTGTGCAGAAATGCTGTCGAATACATCGTTATAAAAAATGCGAAACCCGCCGCCGCAAGTAATATGAAACCGCTGAATTGGTACAATTTTAACGAAAAGTCAATGCCGAAGCCCGACCAGGGTATGGAATAAATGATCTTTGCTTTGAATAGCAAGATGGCGAGGGCAAGATTTAATGCTGTGCCCGCTAAGGCTATCGCCTCTTTGCCCCACGCGATGCGTTTCGGCAGGACAAGGACAGCCAGCGCTGTCACAAGCGGTATCAGGATCGGATAAAATATCGTCTCTGGCGCCATAATCACATCCCCATCATCTGCTTAACAGCTATCTGCACAAAATCCGAAGGATACTTTATCAGTATTCCGCCCGCCACAGAAAGGACGGCCAGAATAGCGACGGAGAAAACCATTATCCCGGAACCTTCTTTGGCCGTCGTCGCGCTTTTCGCTTCGCCCAGGAATATCATGTTGAATATTCTGAAAAGATATATCAATGTAAGGATCGCGCCTATAAGAAACATCGCCGTTATCCATATTTTCCCGCTGTTGGCCGCGCCTGCAAAGACTAAGTATTTCGAGAAGAACCCGCCGAACGGAGGCACGCCCATTACCGAGAAGGCGCACGCCAGAAACGATATCGCCGTTACCGGCATCGTCGCGATAAGCCCGCCCATCTTCGTTATGTCTTTAGTCTTCGCGTTCTGCTCGATGATGCCCGCGCATAAAAATAGCCCGCCTTTGGCGAGCCCGTGCATCAATATGAAAAGTAGCGCTCCGGCATAACCTACTTCGTTGCTGACAGCAAATCCCAGCAGTATAAAACCTATCTGGCTTACAGTCGAGTATGCTATTATGCGCTTCATGTCCGTCTCGACCAGCGCGCAACCTGCCGATACGAGCGCGCTCACTCCAGCGATAACCGGCACTATCGTGTGCCAGGCCGGAGCGATGGCAAACGTCGCGATGAACAGACGCGCGAATACATACACGCCTATTTTTACCAGCACCGCCGCGTGCAGTAGCGCAGTTACCGGAGACGGCGCAACGCCGGCGTCCGGAAGCCATGTATGGAATGGCAATGTGGCGGATTTTGAAAGTATGCCCGCCAGTATAAGTAGTACCGCTATATCGGGTATCGCGCTCGTTTTAAATGCCTGCTTTATCACCGCGAGGTCGAAAGATCCGGTCGCCTGATATATATAGATGAAGCCTATGAGCATGAGAAGCGCGCCAAATACCGTTACTAAGAATGCTTTGTCCGCCTTTAGAATTATCTCTTTATCTCTGAAAAATCCGATGAGTCGCCAGCTCGCGAGAGCGGTTATCTCCCAGAAAAGATATAGGAATATGAGGTTGCCCGAATAAACGAGCCCCATCATGGCGCCTAAGAAAAGCGTTACCATGAGATAATATTCGTTGCGATTGGAATAATGGCTTATGTACCCGAGGGAATACAGTACTATTATCGCTCCGACAAGTGACGAGACCACGGCCATGAATACGGCCAGGGCGTCGGCAGTAAGGATGAAATTAAATCCCAGCGGCAGTTCATGGATTATGGTTATGACTTTTCCCGTCAGGATGGCGGGAATTAGCATAATCGAGCATATGAGCGATATCGATACCAGTGCCAGTGACGTAAGATTTCTGGCAAGTTCCGACACCCGGCCTATTAAAGGAAGCGCAAAGGCCCCTATTACCGGAACAAATACGCTGGCTAATAGGTATGTACTTTCCATCGAATACATCAAATCTCCGTTGAGAAACTGTCTATATTATATCAGCGGCCGGATTATTTTGCTACCGCAATATCCGGAGCCGTTCTCTTACTCTTCAATACAGCCCAGACCAGTGAGGCGCAAAGTAGCGACACGATAACCCACCCAGTCACGCCGAGCTTATTATACTGAACGACTATCGGCGCTATTATTACAGAAACTAAGTTGACCACCTTTATCATCGGGTTGAGTGCCGGGCCGGCTGTGTCTTTCAACGGATCTCCGACGGTGTCGCCTACGACTGCCGCCTTGTGCCTCTCGGAACCTTTACCCGTATTTTTCGCTACATCGGACAATTCGTCCTCGATCGTCTTCTTGGCATTGTCCCATGCGCCACCGGAATTCGACATAAATACGGCGAGGAGTTGCCCGGAAAGGATAATACCCGCGAGAAATCCGCCGAGCGCCTCAACCTGCAGGACAAGACCTACCACTATAGGTGAAACGATGCATATAATGGCCAGTCCGATCAATTCTTTCTGTGCCGCGGTTGTAGATATAGCGACGGCCTGCTTGTAATCCGGCTTCACTTTTCCTTCTAACACGCCCAATTTGAACTGGCGCCTGACTTCTTCGACGATGAGCGCCGCCGCCCTGGCAACCGCCTGGATGCTGAACGCGGAGAATAGCCACGGGATCGCGCCGCCTATCAACATTCCGACAAATACCTGCGGAACCGAAACGCGTATACCTAACGAACTAAGCTGATCCGCAAGCGGCACACCCAACGCCGCCTGTACCTTGCTTACATCAACCATATATGACCCGAATAACGCTACTGCCGCTATAACGGCTGAACCTATGGCAACGCCTTTAGTGATCGCCTTCGTAGTATTGCCGACACCATCTAAATCCGCCATGATCTTACGGGCGGCTACGGTGTCTTTATCCGTCTTGCCGTGCCATGCCATCTCCCCTATGCCATTTGCGTTATCCGCTATCGGACCAAAAGAGTCCATGGCAACGTTGTTGCCCGTAAGTGTTAACATGCCTATACCGGTCATCGCTACGCCATAAAGTATATAAGTAA
Proteins encoded in this region:
- a CDS encoding proton-conducting transporter membrane subunit, with the translated sequence MAPETIFYPILIPLVTALAVLVLPKRIAWGKEAIALAGTALNLALAILLFKAKIIYSIPWSGFGIDFSLKLYQFSGFILLAAAGFAFFITMYSTAFLHTKDYAKQFYVYLALSLLMVNGAVLSNNLVLMLFFWEGLLLTLFAMIAIGGKNAFKTGTKAFLIVGVSDLCMMIGIALTGYIAGTTTISMIHISSAGLGGLAFILLMIGAISKAGSMPFHSWIPDAALDAPLPFMAILPAALEKLLGIYFLARISLDMFKLEPHSWISIMLMTIGAITILLAVMMALIQKDYKRLLSYHAISQVGYMILGIGTLVPVGIVGGLFHMINHAMYKSCLFLTGGSVERQAGTTDLQRLGGLGRKMPVTFICFLIAAAAISGVPPFNGFFSKELVYDGALERGLIFYIAAILGSFLTAASFLKLGHAAFLGKGEEGKEHMVDNREVKEAPLAMLIPMIVIAFMCVLFGLWNALPLKNLIQPILGERLAGHDFAGMPSSAMLVIITIVVLALAFLNHLYGFKKTHKAIKATDHIRYAPGLKWAYDKAENRFFDPYNVGLNLVNFASAVLFRIDRAIDWVYNVLVVTVTDSSASALKRLHTGNYKAYIIWSLGAAILIVMFLLRAV
- a CDS encoding NADH-quinone oxidoreductase subunit L yields the protein MESTYLLASVFVPVIGAFALPLIGRVSELARNLTSLALVSISLICSIMLIPAILTGKVITIIHELPLGFNFILTADALAVFMAVVSSLVGAIIVLYSLGYISHYSNRNEYYLMVTLFLGAMMGLVYSGNLIFLYLFWEITALASWRLIGFFRDKEIILKADKAFLVTVFGALLMLIGFIYIYQATGSFDLAVIKQAFKTSAIPDIAVLLILAGILSKSATLPFHTWLPDAGVAPSPVTALLHAAVLVKIGVYVFARLFIATFAIAPAWHTIVPVIAGVSALVSAGCALVETDMKRIIAYSTVSQIGFILLGFAVSNEVGYAGALLFILMHGLAKGGLFLCAGIIEQNAKTKDITKMGGLIATMPVTAISFLACAFSVMGVPPFGGFFSKYLVFAGAANSGKIWITAMFLIGAILTLIYLFRIFNMIFLGEAKSATTAKEGSGIMVFSVAILAVLSVAGGILIKYPSDFVQIAVKQMMGM